One stretch of Thermoproteota archaeon DNA includes these proteins:
- a CDS encoding CDC48 family AAA ATPase yields MGRKQPPKKGDKRDDKEVKDVTLIVADVVKQADFGRGIVRIDPEVMKQLNLTSGDYVRIYGSRVTHARVMPSVSMDVGTRYIRMDKIIKGNAGVRTGEKVRVRPVEVGEASKVVLAPQDHMIRVAPDFHNWVKRRLYDFVVTKGDVVLIPIFQRFIPLVVVSVTPGTFGKVGANTVIEVRERPVELSKIIVPTVTYEDIGGLKEEIQRIREMVELPLKHPELFRHLGIEPPKGVLLYGPPGCGKTLLAKAVANESNAHFISISGPEIKSKYYGESEKRLREIFEEAEKNAPSIIFIDEIDSIAPNRNEVTGEVERRVVAQLLALMDGLKGRGEVIVIGATNRPEALDPALRRPGRFDREIEIGVPDRGGRKEILQIHTRNVPLSDDVDLDELADITHGFVGADLAALVREAAMAALRRVLPKIDLDAETIPIEILEELQVTKDDFMEALKLVQPSALREISIEVPDISWDDIGGLDEVKRELREVVELPLKNPDAFRRLGIEPPKGVLLYGPPGCGKTLLAKAVANESEANFISVKGPEILSKWVGESEKAVRQIFRKARQVAPAIIFIDEIDSLFPRRGTSFDSGVTERVVSQMLTEIDGIQPLRDVVVIGATNRPDLVDPAVLRPGRLERLVYVGPPDLNTRFEILKVLTKEMPLSDDVDLWKIALATERFSGADLAALVREAAMAALREDINVKEVEMRHFEQALTKVKPSLTDDMLKYYEEVKRTLRAATTPEERKEESYVY; encoded by the coding sequence TTGGGGAGGAAACAGCCCCCTAAGAAGGGAGACAAGAGGGATGACAAGGAGGTAAAGGATGTAACGCTCATAGTGGCGGATGTGGTGAAGCAGGCGGACTTCGGCAGGGGGATAGTGAGGATTGATCCCGAGGTGATGAAGCAGCTCAACCTGACTAGCGGCGATTACGTGAGGATTTACGGCTCTAGGGTGACCCACGCCAGGGTCATGCCGTCCGTGAGTATGGACGTGGGCACCAGATACATAAGGATGGACAAGATCATCAAGGGAAACGCGGGAGTTAGGACCGGTGAGAAGGTCAGGGTAAGACCTGTTGAGGTTGGGGAGGCCAGCAAGGTAGTTTTGGCCCCGCAAGACCACATGATAAGGGTGGCGCCCGACTTCCACAACTGGGTAAAGAGGAGGCTCTACGACTTCGTAGTTACCAAGGGAGATGTTGTCCTCATCCCCATATTCCAGAGGTTCATCCCCCTAGTGGTGGTCAGCGTCACGCCCGGTACCTTCGGGAAGGTCGGGGCGAACACAGTCATAGAGGTAAGGGAGAGACCCGTGGAGCTCTCCAAGATAATAGTGCCCACCGTCACATATGAGGACATAGGAGGGCTGAAGGAGGAGATACAGAGGATAAGGGAGATGGTGGAGCTCCCACTCAAGCATCCCGAGCTCTTCAGGCACCTCGGCATTGAGCCGCCCAAGGGCGTGCTGCTCTATGGACCACCGGGCTGCGGTAAAACGTTGCTGGCGAAGGCTGTTGCCAACGAGAGCAACGCCCACTTCATAAGCATCTCGGGCCCGGAGATAAAGTCCAAGTACTACGGTGAGAGCGAGAAGAGGCTCAGGGAGATATTCGAGGAGGCTGAGAAGAACGCTCCCTCGATAATATTCATAGATGAGATAGACTCCATTGCGCCGAACAGGAACGAGGTAACTGGAGAGGTTGAGAGGCGTGTAGTGGCCCAGCTCCTCGCTCTCATGGATGGCCTGAAGGGTAGGGGAGAGGTAATAGTTATTGGGGCTACGAACAGGCCAGAGGCTCTCGACCCGGCTTTAAGGAGGCCTGGCAGGTTCGACAGGGAGATAGAGATAGGGGTGCCGGATAGGGGGGGCAGGAAGGAGATACTGCAGATACACACGAGAAACGTGCCTCTCTCAGACGACGTGGACTTGGACGAGCTGGCTGACATAACCCACGGGTTCGTGGGCGCTGACCTCGCGGCTCTGGTGAGGGAGGCTGCCATGGCCGCTCTTAGGAGGGTCCTCCCCAAGATAGATCTGGACGCGGAGACGATCCCTATAGAGATTCTGGAGGAGCTTCAGGTCACGAAGGACGACTTCATGGAGGCTCTGAAGCTGGTTCAGCCCTCAGCTCTGAGGGAGATCTCGATAGAGGTTCCGGACATTTCTTGGGACGATATAGGTGGGTTAGATGAGGTGAAGAGGGAGCTCAGGGAGGTCGTGGAGCTGCCCTTGAAGAACCCTGACGCCTTCAGGAGGCTCGGGATTGAGCCGCCCAAGGGCGTGCTGCTCTATGGACCACCGGGTTGCGGTAAAACGTTGCTGGCGAAGGCCGTCGCTAACGAGAGCGAGGCGAACTTCATAAGCGTGAAGGGCCCGGAGATCCTCAGCAAGTGGGTGGGAGAGAGCGAGAAGGCCGTGAGACAGATCTTCAGGAAGGCGAGGCAGGTGGCCCCGGCCATCATATTCATCGACGAGATAGACTCCCTCTTCCCGAGGAGGGGCACCAGCTTCGATTCCGGAGTGACGGAGAGGGTGGTGAGCCAGATGCTCACCGAGATCGATGGGATACAGCCTCTGAGGGACGTGGTCGTGATAGGAGCCACGAACAGGCCAGATCTCGTGGATCCAGCTGTCCTCAGGCCAGGAAGATTGGAGAGGCTGGTCTACGTTGGGCCACCGGACCTTAACACTAGGTTCGAGATACTCAAGGTCCTGACGAAGGAGATGCCCCTCTCAGACGATGTCGATCTCTGGAAGATAGCCCTAGCAACGGAGAGGTTCAGTGGAGCGGATCTAGCGGCTCTAGTGAGGGAAGCCGCGATGGCCGCGCTGAGGGAGGACATAAACGTCAAAGAGGTTGAGATGAGACACTTCGAGCAGGCGCTAACGAAAGTGAAACCCAGCCTCACCGACGATATGCTGAAGTACTACGAGGAGGTGAAGAGGACCTTGAGAGCTGCTACAACTCCAGAGGAGAGGAAAGAAGAGTCGTATGTCTACTGA
- the udp gene encoding uridine phosphorylase — MRFKSAEHPEMEGGKQYHVQISREEAERYALLPGDPDRVPKISAHWDWFEEVARHRQYIVHRGAYKGTGLLAVSTGIGAPATAIAVEELARVGVDTIIRVGSTGAIQPEIELGDLVITSAAVRMEGTSDQYVSKGYPAHASYEVLLALIEAADSLGYRYHVGITATTDSFYPGQGRPGFNRYEQSWHRDLVGDLMAARVLNFEMESSALFVLASLFGLRAGAVHAVFAQRNRDEFDVRGEEEAIMVANEAVKILSEWDSLKESESKSVLIPSLLRKWVNGERGGSKNIQ, encoded by the coding sequence ATGAGGTTCAAGAGCGCTGAGCATCCCGAGATGGAGGGTGGCAAGCAGTATCATGTGCAGATATCTAGGGAGGAGGCTGAGAGGTACGCATTACTCCCAGGAGATCCGGATAGGGTTCCCAAGATATCTGCACATTGGGACTGGTTCGAGGAGGTTGCTAGGCACAGGCAGTACATTGTCCACAGGGGTGCCTACAAGGGTACTGGATTACTGGCGGTATCCACGGGCATTGGGGCCCCTGCCACAGCAATAGCTGTCGAGGAGCTGGCTAGGGTAGGAGTGGACACCATCATAAGGGTCGGGAGCACGGGGGCGATACAGCCAGAGATAGAGCTCGGAGATTTGGTGATAACATCGGCTGCTGTCAGGATGGAGGGGACGAGTGACCAGTACGTTTCAAAGGGATATCCTGCTCACGCCAGCTATGAGGTCCTCCTGGCACTGATAGAGGCCGCCGATTCCTTGGGTTACAGGTACCACGTGGGTATTACGGCAACGACAGACAGCTTCTACCCGGGCCAGGGGAGGCCCGGCTTCAACAGGTATGAGCAGAGTTGGCATAGGGACTTAGTAGGAGACCTCATGGCAGCGAGGGTCCTCAACTTCGAGATGGAGTCCTCGGCTCTCTTCGTTTTGGCCTCCCTCTTCGGTCTGAGGGCCGGAGCCGTCCACGCCGTCTTCGCTCAGAGAAACAGGGATGAATTTGATGTGAGGGGAGAGGAAGAGGCGATAATGGTGGCGAACGAGGCCGTCAAGATACTTAGCGAGTGGGATTCTCTTAAGGAGAGCGAGAGTAAGAGTGTACTTATCCCCTCGCTCCTCAGGAAGTGGGTTAATGGTGAGAGAGGAGGATCAAAAAACATTCAGTAG
- a CDS encoding 2-isopropylmalate synthase yields the protein MRLPERARVFDTTLRDGEQTPGVSLTPEEKIEIAIALDELGVDVIEAGFPITSKGESQSVREIARAIKEMEGSVRAEICALARSTPKDIDMAVDAGVDSVHVFIATSPLHREYKLRMSEEEVLERAVRAVEYAKSRGVKVEFSAEDATRTEVDFLLEVFKAVEGAGADRVDIPDTVGVMSPPAMRALVSRVVDELRIPVSVHCHNDFGLAVANSLAGVEAGAQQAHVTINGIGERAGNASLEQFVTSLKFLYGVETGVDLSKLRSVSELVEKLTGIQVPPNAPIIGDNAFSHESGIHVHGVLGHPGTYEPLSPEVVGMRRRIVLGKHTGRHAVEQAVKQLGYDVSKEELNLIIQRVKELGDKGVKVTERRFSKIVAEVVGGRPGARIMEVPEWTVVTGSSTTPSAWVRVRLKGEERRSAGWGVGPVDAIANALKSIDGMPEFRLTRFELNAVSRGTEAVGEVYVRVESNGLAAEGFGLSDDIVDASIEALVDALNKVMTLEDGG from the coding sequence ATGAGGCTTCCCGAGAGGGCTAGAGTTTTTGATACCACCTTAAGGGACGGCGAGCAGACACCTGGAGTCTCACTCACACCGGAGGAGAAGATTGAAATAGCTATAGCCTTGGACGAGCTGGGAGTGGATGTTATAGAGGCTGGCTTCCCCATCACCTCAAAGGGAGAGTCCCAGTCTGTAAGGGAGATAGCTAGGGCAATCAAGGAGATGGAGGGCAGCGTCAGGGCCGAGATATGCGCACTGGCCAGATCCACGCCTAAGGACATAGATATGGCGGTGGACGCTGGCGTCGACTCGGTCCACGTCTTCATAGCCACCTCCCCCCTGCACAGGGAGTACAAGCTGAGGATGAGCGAGGAGGAGGTGCTGGAGAGGGCTGTGAGGGCCGTGGAGTACGCGAAGTCGAGGGGCGTGAAGGTGGAGTTCTCCGCTGAGGACGCTACTAGGACAGAGGTGGACTTCCTCCTCGAGGTGTTCAAGGCCGTAGAGGGGGCTGGGGCCGACAGGGTGGATATACCTGACACAGTCGGTGTCATGTCGCCCCCAGCCATGAGAGCTCTGGTCAGCAGAGTGGTGGACGAGCTCAGGATACCAGTGAGCGTCCACTGTCACAACGACTTCGGACTGGCGGTGGCCAACTCCCTAGCCGGGGTGGAGGCCGGGGCCCAGCAGGCTCACGTGACCATCAACGGGATAGGGGAGAGAGCCGGTAATGCCTCTTTGGAGCAGTTCGTCACCTCTCTGAAGTTCCTCTACGGCGTGGAGACTGGTGTGGATCTCTCAAAGCTCAGATCGGTATCGGAACTCGTGGAGAAGCTCACTGGAATACAGGTACCCCCTAACGCTCCCATCATAGGGGACAATGCCTTCTCCCACGAGTCCGGCATCCATGTCCACGGGGTGCTCGGCCACCCAGGAACCTACGAGCCCCTGAGCCCCGAGGTGGTGGGGATGAGGAGGCGCATAGTGCTGGGGAAGCACACGGGGAGGCACGCAGTGGAGCAAGCGGTGAAGCAGCTCGGTTACGATGTGAGTAAGGAGGAGTTGAACCTCATAATCCAGAGAGTGAAGGAGTTAGGGGATAAGGGCGTCAAGGTGACCGAGAGGAGGTTTTCTAAGATAGTTGCTGAGGTCGTTGGCGGTAGACCGGGGGCGAGGATCATGGAGGTGCCAGAGTGGACAGTAGTTACGGGCAGCAGCACCACCCCCTCAGCCTGGGTGAGGGTCAGGTTAAAGGGCGAGGAGAGAAGGAGTGCCGGCTGGGGAGTGGGTCCCGTCGACGCGATAGCCAACGCACTCAAGTCCATAGATGGAATGCCTGAGTTCAGGCTGACGAGGTTCGAGCTCAACGCCGTCAGCAGGGGGACTGAAGCGGTGGGTGAGGTCTACGTCAGGGTAGAGTCCAACGGGCTCGCAGCGGAGGGATTCGGGCTCAGCGATGATATAGTGGATGCCAGCATAGAGGCGCTGGTCGATGCCCTGAACAAGGTGATGACCCTTGAGGACGGCGGTTGA
- a CDS encoding 3-isopropylmalate dehydratase large subunit — MRTAVEKILARASGRDVSVGDIVEAEIDVYMTHDPMGALVEDALNEIGAGVKYPGRVVAIQDHFVPAKDIESAVLSMRLREFHRRFNFGSYYEVGRGGICHIVLPEEGHVVPGDVVVGTDSHTPTSGALGAFAVGIGATEMAAAMALGKLWFKVPPTILIRGEGSFPPLVHAKDLILEVIANIGTDGAIYKVLEFDGPAVRELGMDERFVLTNMSVEAGAKTGFISPDEVTFRYLEGRTFKPPRPEYSDKGSFEDELTFDVSSLEPLVAAPHSPANVKAASEVDEEVDQAFIGSCTGGRLSDLKAAVRILRGRRVSERVRLIVIPGSQRVYREALRMGLIDALVESGAAIGPPSCGPCLGAHLGVLGPNEVGISSSNRNFRGRMGHPDSRVYLASPSTVAASALTGRVTDPREVVS, encoded by the coding sequence TTGAGGACGGCGGTTGAGAAGATACTGGCGAGGGCCTCTGGCAGGGACGTGAGCGTGGGAGACATAGTGGAGGCTGAGATAGATGTCTACATGACCCACGACCCCATGGGGGCGCTGGTCGAGGACGCGCTGAACGAGATAGGTGCTGGGGTGAAGTACCCGGGGAGGGTGGTGGCCATACAGGACCACTTCGTACCTGCGAAGGACATAGAGTCTGCGGTACTGAGCATGAGGTTGAGGGAGTTTCACAGGAGGTTCAACTTCGGCTCATATTACGAGGTGGGGAGGGGAGGGATATGCCACATAGTCCTGCCGGAGGAGGGGCACGTCGTTCCCGGAGATGTGGTGGTGGGCACTGACTCCCACACCCCCACATCGGGAGCTTTAGGGGCATTCGCGGTAGGAATAGGAGCTACAGAGATGGCCGCAGCTATGGCCCTCGGCAAGCTCTGGTTCAAGGTGCCCCCCACCATCTTGATAAGGGGCGAGGGGTCCTTCCCCCCTCTGGTGCACGCCAAGGACCTTATCCTTGAGGTGATAGCGAATATAGGAACCGATGGCGCCATATACAAGGTGCTGGAGTTCGACGGACCTGCTGTGAGGGAGCTAGGGATGGACGAGAGGTTCGTGCTCACCAACATGTCCGTTGAGGCCGGCGCGAAGACGGGCTTCATCTCCCCGGACGAGGTCACCTTCCGCTACCTAGAGGGCAGGACCTTCAAGCCGCCTAGACCGGAGTACTCCGATAAGGGAAGCTTCGAGGACGAGCTGACCTTCGATGTGAGCTCTCTAGAGCCCTTGGTGGCCGCTCCCCACTCTCCTGCGAATGTAAAGGCCGCGAGCGAGGTGGACGAGGAGGTGGACCAAGCGTTCATAGGCTCCTGCACCGGAGGGAGGCTTAGCGATTTGAAGGCGGCCGTCAGAATTCTGAGGGGCAGGAGGGTGAGCGAGAGGGTCAGGCTGATCGTGATACCTGGGAGCCAGAGGGTGTACAGGGAGGCCCTGAGGATGGGGCTCATAGACGCTCTGGTCGAGAGCGGAGCGGCGATAGGGCCACCGAGCTGCGGGCCCTGCTTGGGCGCCCATCTGGGCGTGCTAGGGCCAAATGAGGTTGGTATCTCCTCATCCAACAGGAACTTCAGGGGCAGGATGGGACACCCCGATTCGCGCGTCTACCTAGCTAGCCCGAGCACGGTCGCTGCCAGCGCCCTTACCGGGCGAGTGACCGACCCTAGGGAGGTGGTCTCTTGA
- a CDS encoding 3-isopropylmalate dehydratase small subunit, whose product MRGKVIKYGDDVDTDVIIPARYLKHGADPQVLREHAMEDLDPDFREKVKERRIIVAGRNFGYGSSREQAPLALKYAGIEVVLAESFARIFFRNAINVGLPVMEVPGVSKVVEDGDVVEVNLLSGVVRVIGKGELKGTSIPEFLMEILEAGGLVPYLRRRFRAENSPDTR is encoded by the coding sequence ATAAGGGGTAAGGTGATCAAGTACGGCGACGATGTCGATACGGATGTGATAATCCCGGCCCGCTACCTGAAGCATGGGGCCGATCCCCAAGTCCTCAGGGAGCATGCTATGGAGGACTTGGATCCGGATTTCAGGGAGAAAGTGAAGGAGAGAAGGATAATAGTGGCGGGGAGGAACTTCGGTTACGGCTCGAGCAGGGAGCAGGCTCCCTTAGCCCTCAAGTACGCGGGCATAGAGGTGGTGCTGGCGGAGAGCTTCGCTAGGATCTTCTTCAGGAATGCCATCAACGTGGGACTGCCCGTTATGGAGGTTCCTGGTGTGAGCAAGGTTGTGGAGGATGGCGACGTGGTAGAGGTGAATCTGCTTTCGGGCGTGGTCAGAGTTATCGGCAAAGGCGAGCTTAAGGGCACGAGTATACCCGAATTCCTGATGGAGATACTGGAGGCCGGAGGCTTGGTTCCCTACTTGAGGAGGAGATTTCGTGCCGAGAATAGCCCTGATACCCGGTGA
- a CDS encoding isocitrate/isopropylmalate dehydrogenase family protein, whose amino-acid sequence MPRIALIPGDGVGPEIMDAVIPVLETLADKHGIPIQMEVYEAGDETKRRRGVALPEDTFEGVRKADATLMVAVGETAKEVILPIRQELDLYVNLRPAKSYPVPNAVQGFDVTIVRENTEGLYVRAGWTNVDTAVDLRVTTRRGSERICRYGYRYAKEIGRERVYVVHKANVLLGCRLFRDVCSSVAKEEGLEFREMYVDAAAMRLAMDRPFDVIITTNMFGDILADLAAAYIGGLGMYPSGNIGDERAVFEPVHGTAPDIAGKGIANPMATLLSAAMMFRWLGYREAGEELEEAVRRACELGYTTPDVGGKMKTWEVCASVRDLISAG is encoded by the coding sequence GTGCCGAGAATAGCCCTGATACCCGGTGACGGTGTCGGTCCGGAGATAATGGATGCTGTTATCCCAGTACTAGAGACACTAGCGGATAAACATGGGATACCTATACAGATGGAGGTTTACGAGGCTGGAGATGAGACGAAGAGGAGAAGGGGAGTTGCTCTTCCTGAGGACACGTTCGAGGGTGTGCGCAAGGCCGACGCGACGCTGATGGTAGCGGTAGGTGAGACGGCTAAGGAGGTGATCCTCCCGATCAGGCAGGAGCTCGACCTCTACGTTAATTTAAGGCCAGCCAAGTCATATCCAGTGCCAAACGCCGTTCAGGGATTTGACGTAACAATAGTTAGGGAGAATACCGAGGGACTTTACGTCAGGGCCGGCTGGACAAATGTGGATACCGCGGTGGATCTTAGGGTAACCACCAGAAGGGGAAGCGAGCGTATCTGCAGGTACGGATACAGATATGCCAAAGAGATAGGGAGGGAGAGGGTCTACGTGGTGCACAAGGCCAACGTTCTCTTGGGCTGCAGGCTGTTCAGGGATGTATGCTCCTCCGTGGCGAAGGAGGAGGGGTTGGAGTTCAGGGAGATGTATGTTGACGCGGCGGCGATGAGGCTGGCCATGGACAGGCCCTTCGATGTAATAATAACGACAAACATGTTCGGCGATATACTGGCCGACCTAGCAGCCGCCTACATCGGTGGATTGGGCATGTATCCGAGCGGGAATATAGGGGATGAGAGGGCGGTCTTCGAGCCCGTTCATGGAACGGCTCCTGACATAGCCGGGAAGGGCATAGCTAATCCCATGGCAACTCTGCTTTCAGCGGCGATGATGTTCAGGTGGTTGGGATACAGGGAAGCGGGTGAGGAGCTAGAGGAAGCCGTGCGGAGAGCGTGCGAATTGGGATATACCACCCCAGATGTCGGAGGGAAGATGAAAACTTGGGAAGTCTGCGCTAGCGTGAGAGATCTCATATCAGCTGGGTGA